A region from the Rosa rugosa chromosome 6, drRosRugo1.1, whole genome shotgun sequence genome encodes:
- the LOC133714040 gene encoding pentatricopeptide repeat-containing protein At4g01570 — MRHGRPLFQPKPHIGAAASELGDILLVASITKTLSQSGTRNLPHPPPPPLSDPLLLQILRTQSLHPSKKLDFFKWSSLTHSIKHSPATFSHILRTACRAGFLSEIPGLLNIMKRHAVIVDSGTFKSLLDAFIRAGKFDMAIEILDIMQELGAELSTDMYNSVLVALVRKGQLGLAMSILVKLLEGGSSQVPNCIACNELLVGLRKGDMRVGFKQVFDKLRGNEWFEMDTWGYNICIHAFGCWGDLGTSLSLFKEMKELNSDSVFPDLSTYNSLIHVLCLVGKVDDAVTVWEELKCSGHEPDAITYRILIQGCCKCYRIEEATKIFGEMQNNGYNPDMVVYNSLMDGLFKARKINEGCQMFERMVQYGVRASTWTYNILIDGLFRNARAEAAYTIFCDLKKKGQFVDGVTYSIVVLQLCREGLLEEALELVEEMEMRGFTVDLVTISTLMIGLYKHSRWDWTDKLMKRIRDGNLLPSVLRWKVDMEATMKAPQSKKKDLTPLFPSKGDFSDVLSLISSAASKMDGDIESDDAGVKDDNNSSTDIDQWSSSPHMDHLANQLKSTDHASQLFSLSRGQRVQAKGESTFDIDMVNTFLSLFLAKGKLSIACKLFEIFSDAGANPVSYTYNSILSSFVKKGYFNEAWGVLSEMGEKVCPTDIATYNMIIQGLGKMGRADLASSVLDKLMKQGGYLDVVMYNTLINALGKANRIDEVNKLFKQMKSSGINPDVVTFNTLIEVHSKAGRLKDAYKFLKMMLDSGCTPNHVTDTTLDFLGKEIEKSRYQKASFVRNKDDS; from the coding sequence ATGCGCCATGGAAGGCCTCTATTCCAACCCAAACCCCACATCGGCGCTGCTGCTTCTGAACTTGGAGACATACTCCTGGTGGCCTCCATCACCAAGACCCTCTCCCAGTCCGGCACCCGCAACCTCCCccaccctcctcctcctcctctctccgACCCTCTCCTCCTCCAAATCCTCCGCACCCAATCCCTCCACCCCTCCAAGAAACTCGACTTCTTCAAATGGTCCTCTCTCACCCATTCCATCAAACACTCCCCCGCCACTTTCTCCCACATCCTCCGCACCGCCTGCCGCGCCGGGTTCCTCTCCGAAATCCCCGGACTACTCAACATCATGAAACGTCATGCTGTAATAGTCGATTCCGGAACCTTCAAGTCTTTGCTGGACGCCTTCATCAGGGCAGGTAAGTTTGACATGGCGATCGAAATTTTAGACATTATGCAAGAACTGGGTGCTGAGCTGAGTACGGATATGTACAACTCGGTGTTGGTTGCTTTGGTTAGGAAGGGTCAGTTGGGTTTGGCTATGTCTATTCTGGTTAAGCTTCTAGAAGGTGGGTCTTCTCAAGTACCCAATTGCATTGCCTGTAATGAGTTGTTGGTGGGTCTTAGGAAAGGTGACATGAGGGTAGGGTTTAAGCAGGTGTTTGATAAGCTTAGGGGGAATGAGTGGTTTGAGATGGATACTTGGGGTTATAACATATGTATTCATGCGTTTGGGTGTTGGGGTGATCTGGGTACTAGTTTGAGTCTGTTTAAAGAGATGAAAGAGTTGAACTCCGACTCGGTTTTCCCTGATTTGTCTACTTATAATAGCCTCATTCATGTGCTGTGTTTGGTTGGGAAGGTGGATGATGCAGTTACTGTGTGGGAGGAGTTGAAGTGTTCTGGTCATGAGCCGGATGCCATTACATATCGGATTCTTATTCAGGGGTGTTGCAAGTGTTATCGAATAGAGGAAGCTACCAAGATTTTTGGTGAAATGCAGAACAATGGGTACAATCCTGATATGGTTGTTTATAATTCGTTGATGGATGGGTTGTTCAAGGCGAGGAAAATTAATGAAGGGTGTCAGATGTTTGAGAGGATGGTTCAGTATGGGGTGAGAGCCTCGACGTGGACGTATAATATTCTGATTGATGGCTTGTTTAGGAATGCAAGGGCCGAGGCTGCTTACACTATATTTTGTGACTTGAAGAAGAAGGGTCAGTTTGTGGATGGTGTTACGTATAGCATTGTTGTTCTGCAACTTTGTAGGGAGGGTCTGCTCGAGGAGGCGCTAGAATTGGTGGAAGAAATGGAAATGCGAGGCTTTACTGTTGATTTGGTTACTATATCAACACTCATGATTGGGCTGTATAAGCATAGTCGATGGGATTGGACAGACAAGCTCATGAAGCGTATTAGGGATGGTAATCTGCTGCCTAGTGTTCTTAGATGGAAAGTCGATATGGAAGCTACAATGAAAGCTCCACAGAGCAAGAAAAAGGACCTTACACCACTGTTCCCAAGTAAAGGTGATTTCAGCGACGTTTTGAGTCTAATAAGTTCTGCTGCCTCAAAAATGGATGGAGACATTGAATCAGATGATGCTGGGGTTAAAGATGATAATAATTCGTCTACAGATATTGATCAGTGGTCATCATCTCCACATATGGATCACTTGGCCAATCAATTGAAGTCCACTGACCACGCCTCTCAGCTGTTTTCGCTATCTAGAGGGCAACGAGTTCAAGCCAAAGGAGAAAGCACTTTTGATATTGATATGGTAAATACTTTCTTATCCCTATTTTTGGCCAAGGGGAAGCTGAGCATAGCTTGCAAAttgtttgagattttcagtGATGCGGGTGCAAACCCTGTGAGTTACACTTATAATTCCATCTTGAGTTCGTTTGTCAAGAAGGGCTACTTCAATGAGGCATGGGGTGTGCTCAGTGAAATGGGAGAAAAAGTTTGCCCCACAGATATAGCAACATACAATATGATAATTCAAGGCTTGGGGAAGATGGGAAGGGCCGATCTAGCCAGTAGTGTTCTGGATAAGCTAATGAAGCAGGGTGGTTATCTTGATGTTGTCATGTACAACACCTTGATTAATGCGCTGGGGAAGGCTAACCGGATTGACGAAGTAAACAAGCTATTTAAGCAGATGAAGAGTAGTGGAATAAATCCTGATGTTGTCACTTTCAATACGCTTATTGAAGTTCATAGTAAAGCAGGTCGACTGAAAGATGCGTATAAATTTCTGAAAATGATGCTGGATTCAGGCTGCACACCAAACCATGTCACTGACACCACTTTGGATTTTCTGGGGAAGGAGATTGAGAAATCGAGGTACCAAAAGGCATCATTTGTACGAAATAAGGATGACTCCTGA
- the LOC133714041 gene encoding probable inactive purple acid phosphatase 29, whose product MGRFFTAAALVVVLLPIWVLAAAKHHEEEPMRLRFGGDGQFKILQVADMHYADGKTTPCEDVLPSQVAGCSDLNTTAFVQRMIQAEKPNFIVFTGDNIYGFDATDAAKSMDAAFAPAIASNIPWAAVLGNHDQESDLSREGVMKHVVKYKSTLAQLNPSDQDVIDGFGNYNLEVGGVQGTGFENKSVLNLYFLDSGDYSTVPSIPGYGWIKPSQQFWFQQTSAKLKKAYMKKPEAQKTPAPGLAYFHIPLPEYASFDSSNFTGVRQEGISSASVNSGFFTTLVEAGDVKAAFTGHDHLNDFCGKLTGINLCYAGGFGYHAYGKAGWDRRARVVAATLEKTNTGGWGAVKSIKTWKRLDDQHLSTVNSEVLWTKSSAGARRKKPIGGP is encoded by the exons ATGGGTCGTTTTTTCACGGCGGCGGCGTTGGTGGTGGTGTTGCTTCCGATCTGGGTTTTGGCGGCGGCGAAGCACCATGAAGAGGAACCAATGAGGCTGAGGTTTGGGGGAGATGGGCAGTTTAAGATACTGCAAGTGGCGGACATGCACTATGCCGATGGGAAAACGACGCCGTGTGAGGATGTGCTGCCGTCACAGGTGGCGGGTTGCTCTGACCTTAATACGACGGCGTTCGTTCAGCGGATGATTCAGGCTGAGAAGCCCAATTTCATTGTTTTCACCG GAGATAACATCTATGGGTTTGATGCTACGGACGCTGCTAAATCAATGGATGCAGCATTTGCCCCAGCAATCGCGTCCAACATTCCATGGGCAGCTGTTTTGGGGAACCATGATCAGGAGTCGGACCTTTCGAGGGAAGGGGTAATGAAGCACGTAGTTAAGTATAAAAGCACCCTGGCTCAACTCAATCCTTCGGATCAAGATGTTATTGATGGTTTCGGGAACTATAACCTGGAGGTTGGTGGAGTTCAGGGTACTGGTTTTGAAAACAAATCGGTTCTCAATCTATACTTCCTTGACAGTGGAGATTACTCCACAGTTCCCTCTATCCCTGGCTATGGTTGGATCAAACCCTCCCAGCAATTTTGGTTCCAACAAACTTCAGCAAAACTAAAG AAAGCATACATGAAAAAGCCAGAGGCGCAGAAAACACCTGCTCCAGGGCTAGCATACTTTCACATACCGTTACCAGAATATGCTAGTTTTGACTCATCAAACTTCACAGGAGTGAGGCAAGAAGGCATTAGCTCTGCCTCCGTGAACTCTGGCTTCTTCACAACCCTGGTTGAAGCAGGCGATGTAAAGGCAGCTTTCACAGGCCATGATCACCTTAATGACTTCTGTGGGAAGCTAACTGGCATAAACCTCTGTTATGCTGGGGGATTCGGATACCATGCATATGGGAAGGCAGGATGGGATAGGAGAGCAAGGGTGGTAGCAGCAACCTTAGAGAAAACAAACACTGGAGGTTGGGGAGCAGTCAAGTCAATCAAAACATGGAAACGCCTCGACGATCAGCACCTCAGTACTGTCAATAGTGAGGTTCTCTGGACCAAGAGTTCTGCGG GTGCACGTAGAAAGAAACCCATTGGCGGTCCTTGA
- the LOC133715897 gene encoding uncharacterized protein C594.04c-like, protein MYLQVTTMASSNLKHAVIAFLAPSPSILFYLSFLNNQSHQTSSTGSLSPLWEWCYHHPLLLVNALFFLNVNVLFWVISQVLSNHWMISLYWTVIPVMLVHYYRAHPLADYDWWRSIIAILMTWVWSLRMVHNYFRRENWQWSAREDWRFTNMTSQYGKHWWWASFFAIYLSQQVFLIGLCLPMYVIHSVNVPMNIWDFAAIMICISGIAIAYYADTQLYNFASKNKKLKALGEPVVVTLDEGLWRYSRHPNYFGEQLWWWGLAIFAWNLGHGWTFIGSFLNTMCLAYVTKLVEQRMLEQDYRAEAYRQYQKTTSVWIPWFKASPIGGKDKKP, encoded by the exons ATGTACTTGCAAGTTACAACCATGGCTAGTAGTAACTTGAAGCATGCAGTGATAGCATTTCTAGCTCCCAGTCCCTCCATTCTCTTCTACCTTTCATTTCTCAACAACCAGAGTCACCAAACCAGTAGTACTGGGAGTCTGTCTCCCCTTTGGGAATGGTGCTATCACCACCCTCTTCTATTAGTCAATgccctcttcttcctcaatGTCAATGTCCTCTTCTGGGTCATCAGCCAAGTCTTATCTAATCACTGG ATGATCTCTTTGTATTGGACAGTGATACCTGTAATGCTAGTTCACTACTATAGGGCTCACCCTCTGGCTGATTATGATTGGTGGCGCTCCATTATTGCAATTTTGATGACTTGGGTTTGGAGCCTCAGGATGGTTCACAACTATTTTAGGCGGGAAAATTGGCAGTGGAGTGCCAGGGAGGATTGGCGATTCACCAATATGACCTCACAATACGGCAAGCACTGGTGGTGGGCTTCCTTCTTCGCCATCTATCTCTCTCAGCAG GTTTTTCTAATTGGACTATGCCTTCCGATGTATGTAATCCACTCAGTTAATGTGCCAATGAACATATGGGATTTTGCTGCCATCATGATCTGCATTTCTGGCATTGCTATAGCATACTATGCTGACACACAACTCTATAACTTTGCAAGTAAAAACAAGAAGCTAAAAGCGCTCGGAGAGCCAGTTGTGGTCACTCTTGATGAGGGGTTGTGGCGTTATTCACGGCATCCGAACTACTTTGGAGAGCAATTATGGTGGTGGGGACTCGCTATATTTGCATGGAACCTCGGACATGGTTGGACCTTCATCGGCTCTTTCCTCAATACAATGTGTTTAGCTTATGTGACAAAGCTTGTGGAACAGCGAATGTTAGAACAGGACTACAGAGCAGAAGCATACAGGCAGTATCAGAAGACAACCTCAGTTTGGATACCTTGGTTCAAGGCATCCCCAATTGGAGGAAAAGATAAGAAACCTTAG
- the LOC133715898 gene encoding uncharacterized protein C594.04c-like: protein MASNNVKNAVVAFLAPLPSILFYLTFLHNHQTSSSPEALSPIWAWCYHHPLLLANALFFFNVNVLFWVISQVLSSHWMIDLYWTVIPVMLVHYYRTHPLADFNWWRSTIGVVLTWVWSVRLTHNYFRRENWQWGAREDWRFTDMNSQYGKQWWWISFFAVYLSQQVFLIGICLPLYVIHSVNVPLNMWDFVAIIVCISGIVVAYFADTQLHEFVSRNNEFKQLGKPVVPNLDEGLWCYSRHPNYFGEQLWWWGLVVFAWNLGQGWTFVGSFVNTMCLAYVTTLVEKRMLKQDFRAEAYRQYQKTTSVWIPWFKSSATGEKDKKA, encoded by the exons ATGGCTTCTAATAACGTCAAGAACGCAGTGGTTGCATTTCTAGCTCCCCTGCCCTCCATTCTCTTCTACCTCACATTCCTCCACAACCACCAAACCAGTAGTAGCCCTGAGGCTCTCTCTCCTATTTGGGCATGGTGTTATCACCACCCTCTTCTTTTAGCCAatgccctcttcttcttcaacgtCAATGTCCTCTTCTGGGTCATCAGCCAAGTCCTCTCCAGCCATTGG ATGATCGATTTGTATTGGACTGTGATACCCGTAATGCTGGTTCATTACTACCGGACTCACCCTCTGGCTGATTTTAACTGGTGGCGGTCAACGATTGGAGTGGTGTTGACTTGGGTTTGGAGCGTAAGGCTGACCCATAACTATTTTAGGCGGGAAAATTGGCAATGGGGAGCCAGAGAGGACTGGAGGTTCACTGATATGAACTCACAGTACGGCAAGCAGTGGTGGTGGATTTCGTTTTTTGCTGTTTATCTTTCTCAGCAG GTTTTTCTGATTGGAATATGCCTTCCTTTGTATGTGATCCACTCGGTTAATGTGCCATTGAACATGTGGGATTTTGTTGCCATCATTGTCTGCATTTCTGGTATTGTTGTTGCGTACTTTGCCGATACACAGCTCCATGAGTTTGTGAGTAGAAACAATGAGTTTAAACAGCTTGGGAAGCCGGTTGTGCCCAATCTTGATGAGGGGTTGTGGTGTTATTCGCGACATCCcaactattttggagagcagTTGTGGTGGTGGGGACTGGTTGTGTTTGCATGGAACCTGGGACAGGGATGGACCTTTGTCGGCTCTTTTGTCAATACAATGTGTTTGGCTTATGTGACGACACTTGTGGAGAAGCGAATGCTGAAGCAAGATTTCAGAGCAGAAGCATACAGGCAGTATCAGAAGACTACCTCAGTGTGGATCCCTTGGTTCAAGTCATCTGCAACTGGAGAAAAAGATAAGAAAGCTTGA
- the LOC133718208 gene encoding ribosomal RNA small subunit methyltransferase NEP1-like: MLYMKTEDGKLIEIKPYVRIPRTFKLFSGVMLQLPQKLSISAVGKREKLMRMIKNPMTQYLPVNSRKVGLSYSSEKLVSIQKYVAAAENNMDLVFVEYGAYKKGSFDKMLADDNTHRVHILAHICAAWLCE; encoded by the exons ATGCTGTATATGAAGACCGAGGATGGTAAACTTATTGAGATTAAACCATATGTTCGTATCCCAAGGACGTTTAAGCTATTCTCTGGTGTCATGT TGCAGCTGCCACAGAAACTGAGTATATCTGCCGTTGGTAAGCGTGAGAAACTTATGCGTATGATCAAGAACCCTATGACACAGTATTTACCTGTTAACTCCCGGAAAGTAG GACTCTCGTACAGTTCAGAGAAACTAGTTAGCATTCAAAAATATGTTGCTGCTGCTGAAAACAATATGGACCTTGTTTTTGTG GAGTATGGTGCATACAAGAAGGGAAGCTTTGACAAGATGCTTGCAGATG ATAACACTCACAGGGTTCATATTCTTGCTCACATTTGCGCTGCTTGGCTATGTGAGTAA